A genomic stretch from Colwellia sp. Arc7-635 includes:
- a CDS encoding site-specific integrase, with protein sequence MQKKKFKFTNAAIRSLPANPVDSKSTECEYADTEIIGLKCLSGKSGNKRWMLRYTMEGRKHAISLGRFPDLDVTTARNIAKKHKVKIAEGINPKTQRDGYYGIPTVGEFFSQTYLPLAQKRKKSWNDDAQRFRDFCGCIATIPYDKLKAIDVQAIQNQMMVEVSGESKYKPATCNRAIALVKTMGSLAERLLDIPNVASRVSQLPENNMRTRFCSVDEVRRIIKESLAYHHKPIGAYIAMLFLTGCRASEMRLRKWKDINYQQRTLTIDKTKNGSPHVVYLTDMMMTILDDIPKVAGNEFIFAGTKKNRPVCASRWAFDLIKERAGIENPNEVVFHTARHSIASNLLSHATETHADIRSVQELLNHKSIQSTMRYAKLSIERQRQTSESMETLLENIQ encoded by the coding sequence ATGCAAAAGAAAAAATTCAAGTTTACCAATGCGGCTATTCGATCACTACCAGCAAACCCCGTAGATTCAAAGTCTACAGAATGTGAATATGCGGATACTGAAATCATTGGCTTAAAATGCCTATCTGGTAAATCTGGTAACAAGCGCTGGATGTTACGTTACACAATGGAGGGTAGAAAACACGCTATATCGTTAGGCCGTTTTCCCGACTTAGATGTTACTACTGCACGTAACATTGCTAAGAAACACAAAGTAAAAATAGCTGAAGGTATCAACCCTAAAACTCAGCGTGATGGTTACTATGGTATTCCTACCGTTGGTGAGTTCTTTAGCCAAACTTACTTACCGTTAGCACAGAAACGTAAGAAGTCATGGAATGATGATGCACAACGCTTTCGTGATTTTTGCGGCTGTATCGCGACAATTCCTTACGACAAGTTAAAGGCAATTGACGTTCAAGCGATTCAAAACCAAATGATGGTTGAAGTTAGTGGTGAGTCAAAATACAAACCAGCAACATGTAACCGAGCTATCGCTTTAGTTAAAACTATGGGGTCTTTAGCAGAACGGTTACTTGATATACCTAATGTCGCTTCTAGAGTTTCTCAACTACCTGAAAATAATATGCGCACACGGTTTTGCTCTGTTGACGAAGTACGTCGGATCATCAAGGAGTCATTGGCCTATCATCACAAACCTATTGGTGCGTATATTGCCATGTTATTTCTTACTGGTTGTCGTGCATCTGAAATGCGCCTGCGTAAATGGAAAGATATTAACTATCAGCAACGAACGTTAACCATCGACAAGACAAAGAATGGCTCACCGCACGTTGTTTACTTAACCGATATGATGATGACAATTTTAGATGATATACCTAAAGTAGCAGGTAATGAGTTTATCTTTGCTGGTACTAAAAAGAACAGGCCTGTTTGTGCAAGTCGATGGGCTTTTGATCTTATCAAGGAACGTGCCGGCATTGAAAACCCTAACGAAGTGGTATTCCATACTGCGAGACATTCTATAGCGTCGAACCTGCTAAGTCATGCAACTGAAACCCATGCAGATATAAGGTCTGTACAAGAATTACTCAATCATAAAAGCATTCAAAGCACTATGCGGTATGCAAAGTTGAGTATTGAACGTCAACGGCAGACTTCTGAAAGTATGGAGACATTGCTTGAAAACATTCAGTAA
- a CDS encoding DUF1232 domain-containing protein, which produces MAKLSHDKAWGKFKDIKGVKKLIEIALVLYALVLDGDTPLWVKTLAISALIYLISPVDAMPDFIPVSGLADDIGVLVAALASLQTQVKPHHRKQAQNLFNQL; this is translated from the coding sequence ATGGCTAAATTATCTCACGACAAAGCATGGGGGAAATTCAAAGATATAAAGGGAGTAAAAAAGTTAATCGAAATTGCGTTAGTGCTTTATGCATTGGTACTTGATGGTGATACGCCATTGTGGGTTAAGACATTAGCAATTTCGGCTCTTATTTATCTTATTTCACCTGTTGATGCTATGCCTGATTTTATTCCCGTATCGGGTTTAGCTGACGATATTGGCGTACTAGTAGCGGCATTAGCTTCGTTACAAACACAAGTAAAACCTCATCACAGAAAACAAGCACAAAACCTATTTAACCAACTTTAA
- a CDS encoding Shedu immune nuclease family protein — protein MKISDFIFRAPSTSLSRYDLLCRVRFFVNKKYEIVAVLTDLGNKNPSSSVTNSVEEIIAGLYEIGFLTSKAIFLEHYEKGLMGNNTFDLVTIDENNSPSWKSLKFDSAIKLLDSEDDEFSKKSVEIKELFDQIEKLRHDMDPYMGIPHQENFEVILRREKILSNQVTKSALKNAIESGATETEIHKLILSDLSLLGDMYCQLPEEYICFSEFELNGGFVDFVVLSGRSRMTVTLIEIKGANYKLINSNSYEDFSAKTNQAVQQIRKRLGYIIRNIDEFRMNVHDLRDKVENGESIFDSFIGPEGKLQVDPNKDIYFHSIVIGGRSEDDYKESRLRHDYEERMSPPIRIESWDSWLKKVPRK, from the coding sequence ATGAAAATAAGTGATTTCATCTTTCGCGCCCCTTCAACTAGTTTGTCTAGATATGATTTACTTTGTAGAGTGAGGTTCTTTGTAAATAAAAAATATGAAATAGTTGCTGTTTTAACAGATCTTGGAAATAAAAATCCATCCTCATCAGTTACTAATTCTGTTGAAGAAATAATTGCAGGTTTATATGAAATAGGCTTTTTAACTAGTAAAGCAATTTTTTTGGAGCACTATGAAAAAGGATTAATGGGAAATAATACTTTTGACTTGGTCACAATAGATGAAAATAATTCACCAAGTTGGAAGAGTCTTAAATTTGATAGTGCAATCAAGTTATTAGATAGTGAAGATGATGAATTCTCGAAGAAAAGTGTAGAGATAAAAGAGCTATTCGACCAAATAGAAAAATTAAGACATGATATGGATCCTTATATGGGTATTCCACATCAAGAAAACTTTGAGGTGATTTTACGCAGAGAGAAAATATTATCTAATCAAGTAACAAAATCTGCACTCAAAAACGCGATTGAATCGGGCGCAACAGAAACAGAAATTCATAAATTAATATTGTCTGATTTGTCGTTACTAGGGGATATGTATTGTCAATTACCAGAGGAGTATATTTGCTTTTCTGAATTCGAGTTAAATGGTGGTTTTGTCGATTTTGTTGTACTTTCGGGCCGCTCAAGAATGACAGTGACCTTAATTGAAATTAAGGGAGCAAATTATAAGCTGATTAACAGTAATTCATATGAAGATTTTAGCGCTAAAACAAATCAAGCAGTTCAGCAGATTAGAAAGCGTTTAGGGTATATTATTAGGAATATAGACGAATTTAGAATGAATGTGCATGACCTTAGAGATAAAGTAGAAAATGGAGAGTCTATCTTTGATTCATTTATCGGTCCTGAAGGAAAGCTACAAGTAGACCCTAATAAAGACATTTATTTTCACAGCATCGTTATTGGTGGCAGAAGTGAGGATGACTATAAAGAAAGTCGCCTTAGGCATGATTATGAAGAGAGAATGTCGCCTCCGATAAGGATAGAATCGTGGGATAGTTGGTTGAAAAAGGTTCCTAGAAAATAA